In Acidovorax sp. 106, the following proteins share a genomic window:
- a CDS encoding flagellar basal body P-ring protein FlgI encodes MEAMKASSHSLWPRKLRALWLLLAAVLAAVAPTAHAVRIKEVAAVQGVRSNQLTGYGLVVGLDGTGDQTTQMPYTTQAMSNYLQQMGITLPPGTASQLQLKNVAAVIVTTQLPAFAQPGQTLDVNVSSMGNSKSLKGGTLIATPLRGADGEIYALAQGNLVVGGAGAAAGGSKVQINHLSAGRIPQGAQVERSVPTPLNEGDTINLGLNASDFQTARKVAQAINAKLGNGLATALDGRTVQVRAPQDPGARVGFIADLEELPLENSTPAAKVVINARTGSIVLNQAVTLGSCAIAHGNLSITISSTPVISQPNPLSQGQTVVTQKSDITINQEPGNIIQMPPSAQLADVVRALNQLGATPQDLLAILQAIKAAGALNAELEVI; translated from the coding sequence ATGGAAGCCATGAAAGCCTCGTCCCACTCCCTTTGGCCGCGCAAGCTGCGCGCACTCTGGCTCCTGCTGGCCGCAGTGCTGGCGGCCGTAGCGCCCACCGCGCACGCTGTGCGCATCAAGGAAGTGGCGGCGGTACAGGGCGTGCGCAGCAACCAACTCACAGGCTACGGCTTGGTCGTGGGGCTTGACGGCACGGGTGACCAGACCACCCAGATGCCCTACACCACGCAGGCCATGTCCAACTACCTGCAGCAAATGGGCATCACCCTGCCGCCTGGCACCGCCTCGCAGCTGCAGCTCAAGAACGTGGCGGCCGTGATCGTGACCACCCAATTGCCCGCTTTTGCCCAACCTGGGCAGACGCTGGACGTGAATGTGTCATCCATGGGCAACTCCAAGTCGCTCAAGGGCGGCACGCTCATTGCCACGCCGCTGCGCGGCGCCGACGGCGAGATCTACGCCCTGGCCCAGGGCAACCTGGTGGTGGGCGGCGCAGGCGCAGCGGCAGGCGGCAGCAAGGTGCAGATCAACCACCTGTCGGCAGGTCGCATTCCACAAGGCGCCCAGGTCGAGCGGTCGGTCCCCACCCCGCTGAACGAGGGCGACACCATCAACCTGGGGCTGAATGCATCGGACTTCCAAACCGCCCGCAAGGTGGCCCAGGCCATCAATGCCAAGCTGGGCAACGGCCTGGCCACCGCCCTGGACGGGCGCACCGTGCAGGTGCGCGCACCGCAAGACCCCGGCGCGCGGGTGGGCTTCATTGCCGACCTGGAAGAGCTGCCACTCGAAAACTCCACCCCCGCCGCCAAGGTGGTCATCAACGCCCGCACTGGCTCCATCGTGCTGAACCAAGCCGTGACGCTGGGCTCGTGCGCCATTGCGCATGGCAACCTGTCCATCACCATCAGCTCCACCCCGGTCATCAGCCAGCCCAATCCGCTGTCGCAAGGGCAAACCGTGGTCACGCAAAAGAGCGATATCACCATCAACCAGGAGCCGGGCAACATCATCCAGATGCCCCCCTCGGCCCAACTGGCCGATGTGGTGCGAGCCCTGAACCAGCTGGGTGCCACGCCGCAAGACCTGCTGGCCATCTTGCAGGCCATCAAAGCAGCAGGTGCACTGAATGCGGAGCTGGAGGTGATCTGA
- the flgJ gene encoding flagellar assembly peptidoglycan hydrolase FlgJ, producing the protein MAMTLPSSTSTSAHQALAVDTRSLNALKYEAGQNSPEATKEAAKQFESLFMRELIKSMRDATMKSGMLDSAGGDLGTDMLDQQLSVQMSGQPGGLSEAIARQLSRQMGAAEPTFSVPSTLSLQQVTGRGTAATKAATGSASIAGVTTTPAPKGRDEFVQHLSNTAETVAKESGIPASFMLGQAGHETGWGKSEIRNKDGSTSYNLFGIKAGKGWTGKVAEVTTTEYVDGVPRKVVAKFRAYDSYEASFRDYAQLITNSPRYEKAQATAKTGSAVAYATELQKAGYATDPEYARKLSGAIHSALRAQKAQA; encoded by the coding sequence ATGGCCATGACCCTGCCTTCGTCCACATCGACCAGCGCGCACCAGGCGCTGGCGGTGGACACGCGCTCGCTCAATGCCCTGAAGTACGAAGCCGGGCAAAACAGCCCCGAGGCCACCAAAGAGGCGGCCAAGCAGTTTGAGTCGCTGTTCATGCGCGAGCTGATCAAGAGCATGCGCGACGCCACCATGAAGTCGGGCATGCTCGATAGCGCCGGAGGCGACCTGGGCACCGACATGCTGGACCAGCAACTGTCGGTGCAGATGTCGGGCCAGCCTGGGGGCTTGTCTGAAGCCATCGCCCGGCAACTGTCTCGCCAGATGGGTGCGGCCGAGCCCACGTTCTCTGTGCCCTCCACCTTGAGCCTGCAGCAAGTCACTGGCCGCGGCACTGCGGCCACCAAGGCGGCCACAGGCTCCGCCAGCATCGCAGGCGTGACCACCACCCCCGCCCCCAAAGGGCGCGATGAATTTGTGCAGCACCTGAGCAACACCGCAGAAACCGTGGCCAAGGAAAGCGGCATCCCCGCCAGCTTCATGCTGGGCCAGGCAGGCCACGAAACCGGCTGGGGCAAGAGCGAGATCCGCAACAAGGATGGCTCGACCTCCTACAACCTGTTCGGCATCAAGGCCGGCAAGGGCTGGACAGGCAAGGTGGCCGAGGTGACGACCACCGAGTACGTGGACGGTGTGCCCCGCAAGGTGGTGGCCAAGTTCCGCGCCTATGACTCGTACGAAGCATCGTTCCGGGACTACGCCCAGCTCATCACCAACAGCCCCCGCTACGAAAAGGCCCAAGCCACCGCCAAGACGGGCTCGGCTGTGGCTTATGCCACCGAGCTGCAAAAGGCGGGCTACGCCACCGACCCGGAATACGCCAGAAAGCTCAGCGGTGCGATCCATAGCGCGCTGCGGGCCCAAAAGGCACAAGCGTGA
- the flgK gene encoding flagellar hook-associated protein FlgK, producing MGLLNVGARALMANQVALQTAGNNIANVNTAGYSRQTVVLQTVQGQFTGGGYIGQGVDVQTILRNQSELLTRQSAAAGSVSAADTVRAERLSQLQEIFGGGTAGLGAAITDMMNAFSDVVSSPTDLSARTLVLTRIDETAARMRTSADRINEIQYTVSEQLQNSANTINNLAQQMASVNEQIARATGNGQTPNDLLDQRDQIIREINQYVQTTQIPADDGTVGLFVGGSQPLVLGTTATTVSIADSSTFPASGQLKLLFNRPGSPSIELDENTLGGGSVTGLLKFNNTDLAEGRNLLGRMAMAIGMELNKQQNQGLTLDGQLGKDLFALPTSMPGTTNGTAVGNVTFTDSTKFAASDYEIRFTTPPAGQVVRLSDGKSTAFTNAANLASQQIDGLTFNLTATGAAGERMLFKPFSTAAANMQALVYSPRDLAAANPVNAAMGTSNAGTLQLASLTAKDGFVAPPIPAGVQLTFSAGPPTTYSVTGSTTPPSGTTGLAYTAGTPIVIDGWEITLKGTPKTGDTVKVGNALDPQYGDNYTRNAGNATALMNLRDVKMFDESTMSDGYASAMAQVGTRTQSALFASELSSTIANNLENGRTSVSGVNLDEEAAKLLQYQQAYQASAKMLQIAQSVFDTLIQNLGR from the coding sequence ATGGGACTGCTCAACGTAGGCGCCCGCGCCCTGATGGCCAACCAGGTCGCGCTGCAAACCGCAGGCAACAACATTGCCAACGTCAACACGGCCGGGTACTCGCGCCAGACCGTGGTGCTGCAAACCGTGCAGGGCCAGTTCACGGGCGGCGGCTACATCGGCCAAGGTGTGGATGTGCAAACCATTTTGCGCAACCAAAGCGAGCTGCTCACCCGCCAGTCGGCCGCAGCGGGCTCGGTCAGCGCCGCCGACACGGTGCGGGCTGAACGGCTGAGCCAGTTGCAAGAGATTTTCGGCGGCGGCACGGCCGGGCTGGGCGCTGCCATCACCGACATGATGAATGCGTTCTCTGACGTGGTCAGCTCGCCCACCGACCTGTCTGCGCGCACGCTGGTGCTCACGCGCATTGACGAGACGGCGGCCCGCATGCGCACCTCGGCCGATCGCATCAACGAGATCCAGTACACCGTCTCTGAGCAGCTGCAAAACAGCGCCAACACCATCAACAACCTGGCCCAGCAAATGGCCTCGGTGAACGAGCAAATTGCTCGCGCCACCGGCAACGGGCAAACGCCTAACGACCTGCTGGACCAGCGCGACCAGATCATTCGCGAGATCAACCAGTACGTTCAAACCACACAGATCCCGGCCGACGACGGCACCGTGGGCCTGTTCGTGGGGGGCAGCCAGCCCCTGGTGCTGGGCACCACGGCCACCACGGTCTCGATTGCAGACTCCTCCACCTTCCCCGCCAGCGGGCAGCTGAAGCTGCTCTTCAACCGACCCGGCTCACCCTCCATTGAACTGGACGAAAACACGCTGGGCGGCGGCAGCGTGACCGGCCTGCTCAAGTTCAACAACACCGACTTGGCCGAAGGGCGCAACCTGTTGGGACGCATGGCCATGGCCATCGGCATGGAGCTCAACAAACAGCAAAACCAGGGCCTGACGCTGGACGGGCAGCTGGGCAAAGACCTGTTTGCCCTGCCCACCAGCATGCCAGGCACCACCAACGGCACGGCGGTCGGCAACGTCACCTTCACCGACTCCACGAAGTTCGCAGCATCAGACTACGAAATCCGCTTCACCACGCCCCCCGCTGGGCAAGTGGTGCGCCTGTCCGACGGCAAATCCACGGCCTTCACCAATGCGGCCAACCTGGCCAGCCAGCAGATTGATGGGCTGACCTTCAACCTCACCGCCACCGGCGCTGCGGGCGAACGCATGCTGTTCAAGCCCTTCAGCACCGCCGCTGCCAACATGCAGGCACTGGTGTATTCGCCGCGCGACCTGGCTGCGGCCAACCCGGTGAATGCGGCCATGGGCACATCCAATGCAGGCACGCTGCAACTGGCCAGCCTGACGGCCAAAGACGGCTTTGTGGCGCCCCCCATTCCGGCAGGCGTACAGCTGACCTTCTCCGCAGGCCCGCCAACGACTTACAGCGTGACAGGCTCGACCACGCCGCCCTCAGGCACCACGGGCTTGGCCTACACGGCGGGCACGCCCATCGTCATCGACGGCTGGGAGATCACCCTCAAGGGCACGCCCAAGACCGGTGACACGGTGAAGGTGGGCAATGCACTGGACCCTCAGTACGGAGACAACTACACCCGCAACGCAGGCAACGCCACGGCGCTGATGAACCTGCGCGATGTGAAGATGTTTGATGAATCCACCATGAGCGATGGCTACGCCAGTGCCATGGCGCAAGTCGGCACACGCACGCAAAGCGCGCTGTTTGCCTCCGAGCTGTCAAGCACCATTGCCAACAACCTGGAAAACGGCCGCACCTCCGTGTCCGGCGTCAACCTGGACGAAGAGGCAGCCAAGCTTTTGCAGTACCAGCAGGCCTACCAAGCGTCGGCCAAAATGCTGCAGATTGCGCAGAGTGTCTTTGACACCCTGATCCAGAACCTGGGTCGATGA
- the flgL gene encoding flagellar hook-associated protein FlgL, which translates to MSNTIFRVGTANMYDNSIRNVSARQASLVNLQENLTSGKRVVRASDDPVSAAQAERAMTRMTRIQTEQRALETQRNAIAQAESSMGDAVSLVQEVRELMVNAGNASLSSSERATIANQLQSLRDQLTAVANRTDTNGVPLLGALGSAQSPFMGPLSGTPDYLFSGQAGQNASTGVSIPNTLDGDAAFMFDANRDGSFHATITQGTSTVILPGATTGSVPTGAQPSRALNTSAIDIAPGTTFNKDPATGQAYTYSVSFSGVTLNPATNTLSATYNITSTDPAFVPPAAQTLNPIKIGEKNEFSINGLPTGMSMKITATPTKAVDGTITVAPANGDTLNISPNASLFSVIDKAITELKAAPNSNVAAQASGQALANIDIGLERLSNIRSYAGELLNRADRITGDQDKRSVQLEADRSRAEDLDMIKGISDFENQQTGYQAALQTYASVQKLSLFNYIG; encoded by the coding sequence ATGAGCAATACCATTTTTCGCGTTGGCACCGCCAACATGTATGACAACTCCATCCGCAACGTGTCGGCGCGGCAGGCTTCGCTGGTCAATCTGCAGGAGAACCTGACCTCGGGCAAACGCGTGGTGCGCGCTAGCGACGACCCAGTCTCTGCCGCCCAGGCCGAGCGGGCGATGACCCGCATGACCCGCATCCAGACCGAGCAGCGCGCCCTGGAAACCCAGCGCAACGCCATTGCCCAGGCCGAGTCATCGATGGGCGACGCCGTGAGCCTGGTACAAGAGGTCCGCGAACTGATGGTGAACGCAGGCAACGCATCCCTGAGCAGCAGCGAGCGCGCCACCATTGCCAACCAGTTGCAGAGCCTGCGCGACCAGCTCACGGCCGTGGCCAATCGCACCGATACCAATGGCGTGCCGCTGTTGGGCGCACTGGGCAGCGCACAGTCACCTTTCATGGGGCCGTTGAGCGGTACACCCGACTATCTTTTCTCGGGCCAGGCAGGGCAAAACGCCAGCACTGGGGTGTCCATCCCCAACACACTGGATGGGGATGCCGCCTTCATGTTCGATGCCAACCGCGATGGCAGCTTTCACGCAACGATCACGCAAGGCACCAGCACCGTGATCCTGCCCGGCGCCACGACCGGCTCGGTGCCCACGGGCGCGCAGCCCAGCCGTGCGCTGAACACCTCGGCCATTGACATTGCCCCAGGCACCACCTTCAACAAAGACCCCGCCACCGGGCAGGCCTACACCTACAGCGTGAGCTTTTCTGGCGTCACGCTCAACCCGGCCACCAACACCCTGTCGGCCACCTACAACATCACCAGCACCGACCCGGCCTTTGTGCCCCCTGCCGCGCAAACACTGAACCCGATCAAGATCGGCGAGAAGAACGAGTTCAGCATCAATGGGCTGCCCACCGGCATGTCGATGAAGATCACGGCCACGCCCACCAAGGCGGTGGACGGCACCATCACCGTGGCGCCCGCCAATGGCGACACACTCAATATCTCGCCCAACGCCAGCCTGTTCAGCGTCATAGACAAAGCCATCACCGAGCTCAAGGCGGCCCCTAACTCCAACGTGGCGGCACAAGCCTCGGGGCAAGCGCTGGCCAACATCGACATCGGGCTCGAACGCCTGAGCAATATCCGCAGCTACGCGGGCGAGTTGCTCAACCGCGCAGATCGCATCACCGGCGACCAGGACAAGCGCTCCGTTCAGCTGGAGGCCGACCGTTCCCGGGCCGAGGATCTGGATATGATCAAAGGCATTTCAGACTTCGAAAACCAGCAGACGGGCTACCAGGCAGCGCTGCAGACCTATGCATCGGTTCAGAAGCTTTCGCTGTTCAACTACATCGGCTAG
- a CDS encoding HDOD domain-containing protein, producing the protein MVQSVLGSLILGYRPLWNRARKLAGVQLYLHNESSTMVDAGHLLRTLQELWSASSPPLLLSPQTHQLLASLLESAPRGAPWIEVRNDWLNDSTIFNQVRAAHRRGLKLVWRGEIASLPPAEIARCFDNSLLTLRPEDTIAALQRAPQQPGSPKPPPRNLSPILAGQMYENVASRALMEHCLDNNALALAGWPAEDVLYSMRHTPQQPSHAVIHKLMRAIDAEQSLETFEDIMSEDPILAYRFMIYTNSAALGLRTGIDSLRRGLVMMGYGSIQRWLSDQLPHSSTEPNMQPIREAMVMRAHLTTQLLNPGMENELRREIYLCALLSQMDELLREPLGTILHRIPLSERIYDATVLRTGPYAPSLQMACALEGDDASVIRRLCEEDELDLEEVNRALLRVLSELEVERPPTSR; encoded by the coding sequence ATGGTCCAATCCGTTCTTGGCAGTTTGATTCTGGGCTACCGCCCCTTGTGGAACCGTGCCCGCAAACTTGCCGGTGTGCAGCTGTACTTGCACAACGAATCTTCAACGATGGTCGATGCGGGCCACCTGCTGCGCACCCTGCAAGAGCTGTGGTCGGCCAGCTCGCCACCGCTGCTGCTGTCGCCCCAAACGCACCAGTTGCTCGCCAGCCTGCTCGAAAGCGCGCCGCGCGGCGCGCCCTGGATTGAGGTGCGCAACGACTGGCTGAACGACTCCACCATCTTCAACCAGGTGCGCGCCGCACACCGGCGGGGCCTCAAGCTGGTGTGGCGCGGCGAAATTGCCAGCCTGCCCCCGGCCGAAATAGCCCGGTGCTTTGACAACAGCTTGCTCACCCTGCGGCCTGAAGACACCATTGCAGCCCTGCAACGCGCGCCACAACAGCCCGGCAGCCCCAAGCCACCGCCACGCAACCTCAGCCCCATCCTGGCGGGGCAGATGTACGAAAACGTGGCCAGCCGGGCGCTGATGGAGCATTGCCTGGACAACAACGCCCTGGCATTGGCTGGCTGGCCCGCCGAAGACGTGCTCTACAGCATGCGCCACACGCCGCAGCAGCCTTCGCACGCAGTGATCCACAAGCTCATGCGCGCCATAGATGCCGAGCAATCGCTCGAGACGTTCGAAGACATCATGAGCGAGGACCCCATCCTGGCCTACCGGTTCATGATCTACACGAACTCGGCAGCGCTTGGGCTGCGCACCGGCATCGACTCGCTGCGGCGCGGGCTGGTGATGATGGGCTATGGGTCCATCCAGCGCTGGCTGTCCGACCAGCTGCCGCATTCCAGCACCGAGCCCAACATGCAGCCCATCCGCGAAGCGATGGTGATGCGCGCGCACCTGACCACCCAGCTGCTCAATCCCGGCATGGAAAACGAGCTGCGCCGCGAGATTTACCTGTGCGCGCTGCTGTCGCAAATGGACGAGTTGCTGCGTGAGCCCCTGGGCACCATCCTGCACCGCATTCCGCTGTCCGAGCGCATTTACGACGCCACCGTGCTGCGCACCGGCCCCTACGCACCCAGCCTGCAAATGGCCTGCGCGCTGGAAGGAGATGACGCCAGCGTGATCCGCCGCCTGTGCGAAGAAGACGAGCTGGACCTGGAAGAGGTCAACCGCGCCCTGCTGCGGGTGCTGAGCGAGCTGGAAGTGGAACGCCCCCCGACCAGCCGCTGA
- a CDS encoding LysR family transcriptional regulator yields MDDLKRMAVFATVVQHGSMTGAARALGMSPSAVSQQVRQLEREGGVTLLHRSTRKLALTEAGQRYHAQCAAMCAAAEQARAELAASRDAPSGELRLSATVGFARHIAPALGDLLAQYPALRLRLLVDDAPIDLINARVDLAVRFGRLADSSWAARRLGALQWWLCASPGWVAQHGAPDTPDALLSHSWLGFAREGGGLLLDLHHADGATRSLRVQPRIASNNQLSIQQMCEAGLGLALMGSLDVQDALTSGRLVRLLPQWSFGTLDIWAVTPQRDAQPAKVRQAIAALYSYLVTQPGVLE; encoded by the coding sequence ATGGACGATCTCAAGCGCATGGCGGTGTTTGCCACGGTGGTGCAGCACGGCTCGATGACGGGCGCGGCGCGGGCCTTGGGCATGAGCCCTTCGGCCGTGAGCCAGCAGGTGCGCCAGTTGGAGCGCGAGGGTGGCGTCACGCTGCTGCACCGCTCCACCCGCAAGCTGGCGCTTACCGAAGCGGGCCAGCGCTACCACGCGCAATGCGCGGCCATGTGCGCTGCGGCCGAGCAGGCGCGGGCCGAGCTGGCCGCTTCGCGCGATGCGCCCAGTGGCGAATTGCGCCTGTCGGCCACGGTGGGCTTTGCGCGGCACATCGCGCCTGCGCTGGGCGACTTGCTGGCGCAGTACCCGGCGCTGCGTTTGCGGCTGTTGGTGGACGATGCGCCCATCGACCTCATCAACGCCCGTGTGGACCTGGCCGTGCGCTTTGGTCGCCTGGCCGATTCGAGCTGGGCGGCACGCCGTTTGGGGGCGTTGCAGTGGTGGCTGTGTGCGTCACCCGGCTGGGTGGCGCAGCATGGCGCGCCAGACACGCCCGATGCGCTGCTGTCCCACAGCTGGCTGGGGTTTGCGCGCGAAGGCGGCGGCCTGCTGCTGGACTTGCACCATGCCGATGGCGCAACGCGCAGCCTGCGGGTGCAGCCACGCATTGCCAGCAACAACCAGTTGTCGATCCAGCAGATGTGTGAGGCCGGTCTGGGTTTGGCGCTGATGGGCAGCTTGGATGTGCAAGACGCACTGACCAGTGGACGGCTGGTGCGGCTGCTGCCGCAGTGGTCGTTTGGCACGCTCGATATTTGGGCCGTCACGCCCCAGCGCGACGCGCAGCCGGCCAAGGTGCGCCAGGCCATTGCGGCACTGTACAGCTACCTGGTCACCCAGCCGGGGGTGCTGGAGTAA
- a CDS encoding NAD(P)-dependent oxidoreductase — MHIALIGATGFVGTALLNELLQRGHRVTALARTPSKIAPHEGLSVVQADVTDPAQVAQAVRGTDAVASAYNPGWTHPDLHDEFLRGSRAITAGTKAAGVQRLLVVGGAGSLYVAPGVQLVDTPQFPAEWKNGALAAREALNLLRQESTLQWTFLSPAILLEPGERTGQYRLGTESPLMNGEQPGKISVADLAVAIVDELEAPRHLQQRFTVAY, encoded by the coding sequence ATGCACATCGCACTGATTGGCGCCACCGGCTTTGTGGGCACCGCCCTGTTGAACGAACTGCTGCAGCGCGGCCACCGCGTCACGGCCCTGGCACGCACTCCCAGCAAAATCGCCCCGCACGAAGGCCTGAGCGTGGTGCAAGCCGATGTGACCGACCCCGCCCAGGTGGCCCAGGCCGTGCGGGGCACCGACGCCGTGGCCAGCGCCTACAACCCCGGCTGGACGCACCCCGACCTGCACGACGAATTCCTGCGCGGCAGCCGCGCCATCACCGCAGGCACCAAAGCCGCAGGCGTGCAACGCCTGCTGGTGGTGGGCGGCGCTGGCAGCCTGTATGTAGCGCCTGGCGTGCAACTGGTGGACACCCCCCAGTTCCCTGCCGAGTGGAAAAATGGCGCACTGGCCGCCCGCGAAGCGCTGAACCTGTTGCGCCAGGAATCCACCTTGCAGTGGACCTTCCTGTCCCCCGCCATCTTGCTAGAGCCCGGCGAGCGCACCGGCCAGTACCGCCTGGGCACTGAATCACCCCTGATGAATGGCGAGCAGCCCGGCAAGATCAGCGTGGCCGACCTCGCTGTGGCCATCGTGGACGAACTGGAAGCGCCACGCCACCTGCAGCAGCGCTTTACGGTGGCGTATTGA
- a CDS encoding PLP-dependent aminotransferase family protein, whose amino-acid sequence MLMKSPTQSLTEQLSARFAERIRNRLLAPGARLPSVRQCAQQNGVSPSTVVSAYDQLLAQGLVEARKNRGFFVRENGRATDALRDAADADGVDAAAVDPALESSAANWSTAHWFAARAAGRAAPGVSPVNATALIRGMFHKISDKPQPGMGVFPPAWLESTFLPAAVRKVTHSRSLQDFSLQYGEPLGDAGLRRLLAKKLSTLNVHTVPEHIITTVGATHALDIVSRTLLRPGDPVMVEEPGWAVEFARLAALGMHILPVPRRADGPDLEVMARYCEVHKPKLYVSVSVFHNPTGYCLSPGSAHRVLQLANQHNFHVVEDDTYSHIAPEHATRLTALDGLQRTIYVSGFAKILAPNWRIGFLAAPPGLIEPLLDTKLLATLTTPALLEKALALCIEQGQLRRHAERIRTRLDAARSRSVKLALQAGCTFAAEPVGLFGWVDTGVDTDALAQRMLDEGYLLAPGALFHAERKPSTLMRINFATTQEAAFWQTYQHVVAAMK is encoded by the coding sequence ATGCTGATGAAATCGCCCACCCAGTCGCTCACCGAGCAGCTCTCTGCCCGGTTTGCCGAGCGCATCCGCAACCGGCTGCTTGCTCCCGGCGCGCGCTTGCCCTCGGTGCGCCAGTGTGCGCAGCAAAACGGGGTCAGCCCTTCCACCGTGGTGTCTGCGTACGACCAGTTGCTGGCGCAAGGGCTGGTCGAGGCGCGCAAGAACCGGGGCTTTTTTGTGCGCGAGAACGGCCGCGCCACCGATGCCCTGCGGGACGCAGCCGATGCCGACGGCGTGGACGCGGCGGCGGTGGACCCGGCGCTGGAAAGCTCTGCCGCCAACTGGAGCACCGCCCACTGGTTTGCCGCCCGGGCCGCCGGGCGTGCGGCGCCAGGGGTGTCGCCGGTGAACGCTACTGCCCTCATCCGTGGCATGTTCCACAAGATCAGCGACAAGCCCCAGCCCGGCATGGGTGTGTTCCCGCCCGCGTGGCTGGAGTCCACCTTCTTGCCCGCAGCGGTGCGCAAGGTCACCCACTCGCGCAGCCTGCAAGACTTTTCGCTGCAATACGGCGAGCCACTGGGCGATGCGGGCCTGCGCCGCCTGCTGGCGAAAAAGCTCTCCACCCTCAACGTGCACACGGTGCCCGAGCACATCATCACCACGGTGGGGGCCACGCATGCGCTCGATATCGTCAGCCGCACGCTGCTGCGCCCGGGCGATCCGGTCATGGTGGAAGAGCCCGGCTGGGCGGTGGAGTTTGCGCGGCTGGCTGCCTTGGGCATGCACATCCTGCCCGTGCCGCGCCGCGCCGATGGGCCCGATCTGGAGGTGATGGCCCGCTACTGCGAGGTGCACAAACCCAAGCTGTACGTGAGCGTGAGCGTCTTCCACAACCCCACGGGGTATTGCCTGTCGCCCGGCAGCGCGCACCGCGTGCTGCAGCTGGCCAACCAGCACAACTTCCATGTGGTCGAAGACGACACCTACAGCCACATCGCCCCCGAGCACGCCACGCGCCTCACCGCGCTCGATGGCCTGCAGCGCACCATCTACGTCAGTGGCTTTGCCAAAATCCTCGCGCCCAACTGGCGCATCGGCTTCCTGGCCGCGCCGCCAGGGCTGATTGAGCCCTTGCTCGACACCAAGCTGCTGGCCACCCTCACCACCCCCGCGCTGCTGGAAAAAGCCCTGGCCCTGTGCATCGAGCAAGGCCAATTGCGCCGCCATGCCGAGCGCATCCGCACCCGGCTTGACGCTGCCCGCTCGCGCAGCGTCAAGCTTGCCCTGCAGGCGGGCTGCACCTTCGCGGCAGAGCCCGTGGGCCTGTTCGGCTGGGTGGACACCGGCGTAGACACCGACGCCCTGGCCCAGCGCATGCTGGACGAAGGCTACCTGCTCGCCCCCGGCGCCCTGTTCCATGCCGAGCGCAAACCCAGCACCCTCATGCGCATCAACTTCGCCACCACGCAAGAGGCCGCTTTTTGGCAGACCTACCAGCACGTGGTGGCGGCCATGAAATAG
- a CDS encoding LysE family translocator yields the protein MSAAELTALLLFCTAMSFSPGPNTTLSTALAANLGLRRALRFCLAVPTGWTLLMLASGLGLGALITGVPALRWAVTLLGVAYMLWLAAKLARAGQMSTVDASRLQVTFWQGVGLQFVNIKAWMLALTLSAGWVVNAAGQPATNPGERLAIICAVMMVFAFTSNFVYALVGSLLRQWLAQGARLLWFNRTLALVLVLTATWMLTL from the coding sequence ATGAGCGCCGCCGAACTCACCGCCCTGCTGCTGTTTTGCACCGCCATGAGCTTTTCGCCGGGGCCCAACACCACCTTGTCGACCGCGCTGGCGGCCAACCTGGGCCTGCGCCGCGCCTTGCGCTTTTGCCTGGCCGTGCCCACGGGCTGGACGCTGCTGATGCTGGCCAGCGGACTGGGCCTGGGCGCCCTGATCACCGGGGTGCCCGCACTGCGCTGGGCCGTGACCTTGCTGGGGGTGGCCTACATGCTGTGGCTGGCGGCCAAGCTGGCCCGCGCCGGGCAAATGAGCACCGTGGACGCTTCGCGCCTGCAGGTCACCTTCTGGCAAGGCGTGGGGCTGCAGTTTGTGAACATCAAGGCCTGGATGCTGGCGCTCACCCTGTCGGCAGGCTGGGTGGTCAACGCGGCCGGGCAGCCTGCCACCAACCCGGGTGAGCGGCTGGCCATCATCTGCGCGGTGATGATGGTGTTCGCCTTCACCAGCAACTTTGTGTATGCGCTGGTGGGCTCGCTGCTGCGGCAGTGGCTGGCGCAGGGCGCACGGCTGCTGTGGTTTAACCGCACGCTGGCCCTGGTGCTGGTGCTCACCGCGACCTGGATGCTCACGCTATGA